A window from Telopea speciosissima isolate NSW1024214 ecotype Mountain lineage chromosome 8, Tspe_v1, whole genome shotgun sequence encodes these proteins:
- the LOC122671439 gene encoding uncharacterized protein LOC122671439, whose product MAKYREVFTRRMAMAGLRPHHRIALGVSGGPDSVALCVLTAGWKTDALVETDEATGCIHGLLAIVVDHGLRAESKDEANCVRDRVSKMGIRCEIAQCDWSVGRPKLGHLQEAARDMRYQILQNVCLQNQIGVLLIAHHADDQAELFILRLSRNSGVLGLAGMAFTSQLYSSYTYCPSVNSTNRGILLVRPLLEFSKEDMYKICQGWNQEWVEDPTNQSQLFARNRIRMLLKNFSSGVFRSEIQAVISACRRTRSFVDQLCYNLINQAVTIMVHGYAVVDLEKLAPSNVKNICLTKFVALVLQFISQRHRPIRGRTSQLLLDYIRTFPCKSSLTAAGCYLCAAPGSKGTKILVCCSPNSPRPAKIESSWIYSCEEQKHCVPSEIDQIIVDGRSYLEKSISEVLFLDATSPEYLLNEAKRLKILSDLSHRSILSLQQEEIKHFRSKTEVTSEPEIMHEQESVSPSELLESGNFCHFMNRFLVTWKLWGTSTKDLSCMENTCSQWDSECQSKDYCCGSCVVGHGTVARVRYMIDADWLYLYNLSKCQKTEECQQQEIPAGSKKDQVTERTKFCSEYMRISAQIAVKSLKSIPVSARRSLPVLVNPQGLLLSIPSICFKHCPNLRASAVFKPRVPLGGGHSSFI is encoded by the exons ATGGCGAAATACAGAGAAGTTTTTACGAGGAGGATGGCCATGGCAGGACTTAGACCTCATCACCGAATTG CTCTTGGAGTTTCTGGCGGACCCGACAGTGTAGCTTTATGTGTTTTAACGGCGGGTTGGAAGACTGATGCCCTAGTTGAAACTGACGAGGCCACTGGTTGCATCCATGGGCTTCTGGCTATCGTTGTTGATCATGGGTTGCGAGCAGAAAGCAAAGATGAGGCAAACTGTGTCCGTGATAGGGTCTCCAAAATGG GAATCAGATGTGAGATAGCTCAATGTGATTGGTCGGTTGGTAGGCCAAAGTTGGGTCATTTGCAGGAGGCTGCTCGTGACATGAG GTATCAAATTTTGCAGAATGTCTGCCTCCAGAACCAGATAGGAGTGTTGCTTATTGCCCATCATGCAGATGACCAG GCTGAATTGTTCATTCTCAGACTATCTCGCAACAGTGGTGTCCTTGGGCTTGCTGGAATGGCATTTACCTCTCAATTGTACTCTTCGTATACCTATTGTCCCAGTGTGAATTCAACTAATCGTGGGATTTTATTAGTTCGACCGCTACTAGAGTTTTCAAAAGAGGATATGTACAAG ATATGTCAAGGGTGGAATCAGGAATGGGTGGAAGATCCAACAAACCAAAGTCAATTATTTGCTCGTAACAGGATTCGTATGTTGCTGAAAAATTTTTCCTCAG GTGTATTTAGATCTGAAATACAAGCTGTTATTTCTGCCTGTCGAAGAACACGTTCTTTTGTTGACCAACTCTGCTATAATTTGATAAATCAGGCTGTGACCATCATGGTT CATGGATATGCTGTTGTTGATTTAGAGAAGCTTGCACCATCAAATGTTAAGAACATATGCCTAACAAAGTTTGTTGCATTGGTTTTGCAG TTCATCTCTCAAAGGCACAGGCCTATTCGGGGGAGAACTTCACAGCTGCTGTTAGACTACATCCGTACCTTCCCATGCAAG AGTTCCCTTACTGCAGCTGGTTGCTACCTTTGTGCTGCCCCAGGATCTAAAGGCACAAAGATCCTAGTATGCTGTTCACCTAATTCTCCTCGGCCAGCAAAGATAGAATCATCTTGGATATATTCTTGTGAAGAACAGAAGCACTGCGTACCAAGTGAAATAGATCAAATTATTGTTGATGGAAGATCGTATTTAGAAAAGTCCATCTCAGAGGTGTTGTTTCTGGATGCAACTTCTCCAGAATATCTTCTAAATGAAGCCAAGAGACTCAAGATTCTTAGCGATCTCTCACATAGAAGCATACTCTCATTGCAACAGGAGGAAATCAAGCATTTCAGGTCCAAAACTGAAGTTACGTCTGAACCTGAGATAATGCATGAACAGGAAAGTGTATCTCCAAGTGAACTACTAGAATCTGGGAATTTTTGTCACTTTATGAACAGATTCTTGGTCACATGGAAACTGTGGGGAACAAGTACAAAGGATCTATCTTGTATGGAGAACACTTGTTCCCAGTGGGACTCAGAATGCCAAAGTAAGGATTACTGTTGCGGGTCTTGTGTAGTGGGTCATGGCACAGTAGCTAGGGTCCGCTATATGATTGATGCTGATTGGTTATATCTATATAACCtatcaaaatgtcaaaaaacaGAAGAATGTCAACAACAGGAAATTCCCGCAGGCAGTAAGAAGGATCAAGTAACAGAAAGGACAAAGTTTTGTTCAGAGTATATGAGGATATCAGCTCAAATAGCTGTCAAGTCATTGAAGTCTATCCCAGTATCTGCAAGAAGAAGCCTCCCAGTCCTGGTCAATCCTCAGGGCCTATTACTGAGCATTCCG aGCATTTGTTTCAAGCATTGCCCTAATTTGAGAGCTTCTGCTGTGTTCAAACCAAGAGTACCCCTCGGAGGAGGCCATAGTTCATTTATCTAA